The Skermanella pratensis genome has a window encoding:
- a CDS encoding DUF423 domain-containing protein, with protein MSQRITGLWLVLAALSGGIAVATGAYASHGLSDARSVELFRIAGQYQMWHALALAGVAALARAGATRRAGWLLGVAGWGFLTGTLLFCGALYLLAVQGPGPLGAVAPVGGIAFMVGWLALAGVGVRWMTSSAGGDTAP; from the coding sequence ATGTCGCAACGCATCACCGGACTTTGGCTCGTGCTGGCGGCCTTGAGCGGGGGCATCGCGGTGGCGACCGGCGCATACGCCTCGCACGGGCTGTCGGACGCACGCTCGGTCGAGCTGTTCCGGATCGCCGGGCAGTACCAGATGTGGCACGCCCTGGCCCTGGCCGGGGTCGCGGCGCTGGCCCGGGCCGGGGCGACGCGCCGGGCGGGCTGGCTGCTCGGCGTTGCAGGCTGGGGCTTCCTGACCGGGACCCTGCTGTTCTGCGGGGCGCTCTACCTCCTGGCGGTGCAGGGACCCGGCCCGCTGGGTGCCGTGGCACCGGTCGGCGGGATCGCCTTCATGGTGGGCTGGCTGGCCCTGGCCGGCGTGGGGGTGCGCTGGATGACGTCCAGCGCAGGGGGAGACACCGCGCCCTGA